In Chryseobacterium gleum, a single genomic region encodes these proteins:
- a CDS encoding bifunctional metallophosphatase/5'-nucleotidase → MDRKSFLKAIGGGSLAMALAPNMMMAEELKILDVKSANKLTILHTNDQHSRIEPFDSSYTKNPNQGGFARRASLIQQIRNQESNVLLLDSGDIFQGTPYFNFFGGELEFKLMSMMKYDASTMGNHDFDNGLDGFLKVLPNAKFPFICSNYDFKNTVLDGKTSPYQIFNKNGIKVGIFGVGIQLDGLVGKKQYGETVYSNPIDVAQHYSNFLKKEQKCDLVICLSHIGYDYRDEPDKISDKILAANTENIDIILGGHTHTFLPEPQSFTNRQGKNVLVNQVGWAGLLLGRIDFYFDTNKNVQHISWNNQVIDSSITA, encoded by the coding sequence ATGGATAGAAAAAGTTTTTTAAAAGCAATAGGAGGTGGATCTTTAGCAATGGCTTTAGCTCCCAATATGATGATGGCGGAAGAATTAAAAATTCTTGATGTAAAATCCGCAAATAAACTGACTATTCTTCACACCAATGACCAGCATAGCAGAATCGAACCTTTTGACTCGAGCTATACCAAAAACCCTAATCAGGGAGGCTTTGCCAGAAGGGCGAGCTTAATTCAGCAAATCAGAAATCAGGAAAGCAATGTGCTTCTTCTGGATTCAGGAGATATTTTCCAGGGAACTCCTTATTTTAATTTCTTCGGAGGAGAGCTGGAGTTCAAATTAATGTCCATGATGAAATATGATGCCTCTACTATGGGAAATCATGATTTCGACAATGGTCTGGACGGATTTTTAAAAGTCCTTCCAAATGCAAAGTTTCCTTTTATCTGTTCCAATTATGATTTTAAGAATACGGTTCTTGATGGGAAAACTTCCCCTTATCAGATATTCAACAAGAACGGAATCAAAGTTGGAATTTTCGGAGTAGGAATTCAGCTGGATGGACTGGTAGGTAAAAAACAATATGGAGAAACCGTTTACTCCAATCCTATTGATGTAGCCCAGCATTATTCAAATTTCCTGAAAAAAGAGCAGAAATGTGATCTGGTAATTTGTCTTTCACACATCGGCTACGATTACAGGGACGAACCGGATAAAATAAGTGATAAAATTTTAGCGGCTAACACAGAAAATATTGATATTATCCTCGGAGGCCATACGCATACATTCTTACCGGAACCTCAATCCTTTACCAACAGACAGGGCAAAAATGTCCTTGTCAATCAGGTGGGATGGGCAGGTCTCCTTTTGGGAAGAATAGATTTTTATTTTGATACAAACAAAAACGTACAGCATATTTCCTGGAACAATCAGGTAATAGATAGCAGCATAACCGCATAA
- a CDS encoding 5'-nucleotidase C-terminal domain-containing protein translates to MKNKFLLLGIALASLTACKTASAPQLVNVKTQKNISINNELKNDEEFVKFIEPYKQKLDKEMNQKISHTNVDLTKQGDNSNLGNLLADYTFEGGNEWLKTHLKQNVDAALINIGGIRTTIGKGDILLKNVFEVMPFENEVVIVKMKGADLQGLFEYYAKTQVNNPVSHLYIETKNGQVIKSLINGKAADPAKDYYIATSDYLALGGDNMKFFAKGESIATGIKMRDLFIDYFKKSPEVVANSDVRLNFIGKK, encoded by the coding sequence ATGAAAAATAAATTCTTGTTACTAGGAATTGCCCTGGCGTCCCTTACTGCATGCAAAACGGCCTCTGCGCCGCAGCTTGTGAATGTAAAGACCCAGAAAAATATTTCTATTAATAATGAGCTAAAAAATGATGAGGAGTTTGTAAAATTTATTGAGCCCTACAAGCAGAAACTGGATAAAGAAATGAACCAGAAGATCTCCCACACCAATGTAGATCTTACCAAGCAGGGTGATAACAGCAATCTGGGAAATCTTTTAGCAGACTATACGTTTGAAGGAGGTAATGAATGGCTTAAAACTCATCTCAAGCAAAACGTAGACGCTGCATTGATTAATATCGGAGGAATCCGTACCACAATCGGAAAGGGAGATATTTTACTGAAAAATGTATTTGAAGTAATGCCTTTTGAAAATGAGGTTGTGATTGTAAAAATGAAAGGTGCAGATTTACAGGGCCTTTTTGAGTATTACGCAAAAACGCAGGTCAACAATCCCGTTTCTCACTTATATATTGAAACAAAGAACGGACAGGTTATCAAATCGTTAATCAACGGAAAAGCAGCAGATCCGGCTAAAGATTATTATATTGCCACTTCAGATTATCTTGCGCTGGGAGGAGACAATATGAAATTCTTTGCCAAAGGAGAATCCATTGCAACAGGAATTAAAATGAGAGATTTATTTATTGATTATTTTAAAAAGTCTCCTGAAGTTGTAGCCAATTCAGATGTTCGTTTAAATTTTATCGGGAAGAAATAA
- the dapA gene encoding 4-hydroxy-tetrahydrodipicolinate synthase has product MSILKGVGVALVTPFNEDLSVDFDSLTKLVDYNVENGTNYLVVLGTTAEAATLSAEEKKQVIEHIIKVNNKRLPLVLGIGGNNTLEVKKQIEEADLSAFEAVLSVSPYYNKPNQEGLYQHYKALASTGKNIIIYNVPSRTGQNIEADTTIRLAKEFPNLFLIKEAAPNILQYFDILRKKPEGFSLVSGDDEYTLPVTLAGGDGVISVIAQAYPKEFSTMVQLAFEGKVKEAYEIHNKLVDITRLIFAEGNPCGIKVILAEKGIIKNYLRLPLVKASEGLHAKIKAEMANI; this is encoded by the coding sequence ATGAGCATTTTAAAAGGAGTAGGTGTTGCATTGGTAACACCCTTTAATGAAGATTTATCCGTTGACTTCGACAGTTTAACAAAACTGGTTGATTACAATGTCGAAAACGGAACCAATTATTTAGTAGTATTGGGAACTACGGCAGAAGCCGCAACGCTTTCTGCAGAGGAGAAGAAACAGGTAATTGAGCATATCATTAAGGTGAATAATAAACGTCTTCCTTTGGTTTTAGGAATTGGCGGCAACAATACTCTTGAGGTCAAGAAACAGATTGAAGAAGCAGATCTTTCTGCATTTGAAGCAGTACTTTCAGTATCTCCATATTATAATAAACCCAATCAGGAAGGGCTTTATCAGCATTATAAAGCTTTAGCATCAACGGGAAAAAATATTATCATTTATAATGTTCCTTCAAGAACAGGACAGAATATAGAAGCAGATACAACAATTCGCCTTGCAAAAGAATTCCCTAATTTATTTTTGATTAAGGAAGCGGCACCGAATATTTTACAGTATTTTGATATTCTCAGAAAAAAACCTGAAGGATTTTCTTTAGTATCCGGAGACGATGAGTATACCTTGCCTGTAACATTAGCAGGTGGAGATGGAGTGATTTCTGTAATCGCACAGGCGTATCCTAAAGAATTCTCAACGATGGTACAGCTGGCTTTTGAAGGTAAAGTAAAAGAGGCTTATGAAATCCACAATAAGCTTGTAGATATTACCCGTTTGATTTTTGCTGAAGGAAACCCTTGCGGTATTAAGGTCATACTGGCTGAAAAAGGAATCATTAAAAATTATCTGAGACTTCCTTTGGTAAAAGCATCAGAAGGGCTTCATGCAAAAATTAAGGCTGAAATGGCTAACATTTAA
- a CDS encoding GNAT family N-acetyltransferase: MKLIQATASDIPLIQDLARRSWENAYADILSKEQMEFMLSEMYSESEILSHLQNPDYHYYLIRDEHNDSYEGFIGYEHNYEENTTKLHRIYLVPESKGKGFGKEALQFLNEKVSENGNNRIILNVNKYNSARNFYESQGYKVYDEGVFDIGNGFVMDDYLMEFLIHN, from the coding sequence ATGAAATTAATACAGGCAACAGCATCAGATATCCCTTTAATTCAGGATCTTGCCCGAAGGTCATGGGAAAATGCATATGCAGACATTCTTTCGAAAGAACAAATGGAGTTTATGCTCTCCGAAATGTACTCTGAATCTGAGATTCTGAGTCATCTTCAAAACCCGGATTATCATTATTATCTTATTCGGGATGAACATAATGACAGCTATGAAGGTTTTATCGGATATGAGCACAATTATGAGGAAAATACAACCAAACTGCACCGTATTTATCTGGTTCCCGAAAGTAAGGGGAAAGGATTTGGAAAAGAAGCGCTTCAGTTTCTGAATGAGAAAGTTTCTGAGAATGGAAACAACAGAATAATCCTGAATGTCAATAAATACAATTCTGCCAGAAACTTCTACGAGTCTCAGGGCTACAAGGTTTACGACGAGGGAGTTTTTGATATCGGGAATGGTTTTGTAATGGATGATTATCTGATGGAATTTCTAATTCACAATTGA
- a CDS encoding helix-turn-helix domain-containing protein, protein MKMYVKFDFNALCKKVLDEKLKEHGLKYRLLNFGEVEFYEPLTQEQHNLFKKNLEDYGIEIIESQKTALVQKIKDAIVELVFSDEIIPVKASIYISEKLNHSYGYLSNLFSEVAYTSIENFIILQKIEHAKALIIRNKQSLTEIAHKLNYSSVAHLSTQFKNTTGITPSQFQKIIGRRRRIQSTVINPKMQYE, encoded by the coding sequence ATGAAAATGTATGTTAAATTTGATTTCAATGCCCTCTGCAAAAAGGTATTGGACGAAAAACTTAAAGAACACGGGCTGAAGTACAGGTTGCTGAACTTCGGCGAGGTGGAATTCTATGAGCCCCTAACCCAGGAACAGCACAATCTTTTTAAGAAAAACCTTGAGGATTATGGGATTGAAATCATAGAAAGCCAGAAAACCGCTCTTGTACAGAAAATAAAAGATGCTATTGTGGAACTTGTTTTCTCTGATGAAATTATTCCCGTAAAGGCATCAATCTATATTTCTGAGAAACTGAACCATAGCTACGGATATCTTTCCAACCTGTTTTCAGAAGTTGCCTATACCTCTATCGAGAATTTTATTATTCTGCAAAAGATAGAGCACGCAAAAGCGCTAATCATAAGAAACAAGCAAAGCCTTACAGAAATTGCCCATAAACTGAATTATTCCAGTGTGGCGCATTTAAGTACCCAGTTTAAAAATACAACAGGCATCACTCCATCACAGTTTCAAAAGATTATTGGCAGACGAAGAAGAATACAAAGCACGGTAATAAACCCTAAAATGCAGTATGAATAA
- a CDS encoding response regulator, giving the protein MNKEFLNVIVADSDENTLIFFKDILKELKISIKVQCFNNGKNLMEYLNNDDAVVPELVFINYMIPGKESMVCLEEIDSNPKFSNMVTAIFSEPIPENEIEDIFVKGANIFMKKPESFEKLKKVLTEVITINWQYHTSGLNKDNFILKV; this is encoded by the coding sequence ATGAATAAAGAATTTCTGAACGTAATAGTGGCAGATAGCGATGAAAACACCTTGATTTTTTTTAAAGATATTTTGAAAGAGCTGAAAATCTCTATAAAAGTTCAATGTTTCAATAACGGTAAAAACCTGATGGAGTATCTGAATAATGATGATGCGGTAGTTCCTGAACTTGTTTTCATTAACTATATGATTCCCGGAAAAGAAAGCATGGTATGTCTGGAAGAAATTGATTCAAATCCAAAATTCAGCAATATGGTGACAGCGATTTTTTCTGAACCGATTCCTGAAAATGAAATTGAAGATATTTTTGTAAAAGGTGCCAATATTTTTATGAAAAAACCGGAGTCTTTTGAGAAGTTGAAAAAGGTGCTTACAGAAGTTATAACGATCAATTGGCAGTATCACACTTCAGGATTAAATAAAGATAATTTTATTCTGAAAGTATGA
- the recG gene encoding ATP-dependent DNA helicase RecG, with protein MTLETSIEYVKGIGPERAKLIKNVLGLSTVEDMLNFYPIRYLDKSKIYKISQLQEESSQEIQLKGKITQVQEIQTGKTKRLSAKFNDDTGSMDLVWFQYSKWLKEQLPVNKEVYIFGKINVFNRQFSMPHPEIEAEEKKEGDTRLKPIYPSSEKLTKRGLNQRFFQNALRNICKEIPGLIEENFPDYLMKTFKFMSRQHAFLNVHFPKDMEHFNKADYRLKFEESFFFQLGYGLKKLHHKTQSHGNPFPIIGDHFNDFYENHLPFDLTNAQKRVLKEIRMDMKRSIQMNRLLQGDVGSGKTMVALLTMLIAMDNGFQSCLMAPTEILAQQHYNGIKELLEKTGINIRLLTGSTKASERRVIHEELENGTLSILVGTHAVLEDKVKFKNLGLAIIDEQHRFGVAQRAKLWAKNKIPPHILIMTATPIPRTLAMSFYSDLDVSVIDEMPVGRKPIITAHRREKDRLYVYNFCKDEIKKGRQVYFVYPLIEESETLDYKNLMEGLEHVMDYFSEYNVTMLHGKMKPDEKDAAMAYFASGKAEIMVATTVIEVGVNVPNASVMVIESSERFGLSQLHQLRGRVGRGAEQSYCILMTSDKLSKESRTRIRTMTETNDGFKISEVDMQLRGPGDILGTQQSGVVDFKRLDLINDSAIIKTTKNTVEKILEADPMLSRPDNQIIKNYYIRYYKGKNKWSKIS; from the coding sequence ATGACTTTAGAAACTTCCATAGAATATGTAAAAGGAATAGGTCCGGAAAGAGCCAAACTCATTAAAAACGTGTTGGGCCTGTCTACTGTAGAAGATATGCTGAACTTCTATCCGATCCGCTATCTGGATAAGAGTAAAATTTATAAAATATCCCAGCTTCAGGAAGAAAGCAGTCAGGAAATACAACTGAAAGGAAAAATCACACAGGTGCAGGAAATCCAGACGGGCAAAACCAAGAGATTATCTGCTAAATTCAATGATGATACCGGCAGTATGGATCTTGTGTGGTTTCAGTATTCAAAATGGCTGAAAGAGCAGCTGCCTGTCAATAAAGAGGTTTATATTTTCGGAAAGATCAATGTTTTCAACCGCCAGTTTTCTATGCCGCATCCGGAAATAGAGGCTGAAGAAAAAAAAGAAGGCGATACCCGTTTGAAACCGATATATCCGAGTTCTGAAAAACTGACAAAAAGAGGATTAAATCAAAGATTTTTTCAGAATGCTCTAAGAAACATCTGTAAAGAAATTCCAGGGCTTATCGAAGAGAATTTTCCGGATTACCTGATGAAAACCTTTAAGTTCATGTCAAGACAGCATGCTTTTCTGAATGTTCATTTTCCAAAGGATATGGAGCATTTTAATAAGGCTGATTACCGGTTGAAATTTGAAGAATCATTTTTCTTTCAGCTAGGATATGGCTTAAAGAAGCTTCATCATAAAACCCAGTCTCATGGTAATCCTTTTCCAATAATTGGAGATCATTTTAATGACTTTTATGAAAATCACCTTCCCTTTGACCTTACCAATGCCCAGAAAAGAGTTTTAAAGGAAATCCGTATGGACATGAAAAGGTCAATTCAAATGAACAGGCTTTTACAGGGAGATGTTGGATCAGGAAAAACAATGGTGGCACTTCTTACCATGCTTATAGCGATGGACAACGGTTTTCAGAGCTGCCTGATGGCTCCAACGGAAATTCTTGCCCAGCAGCACTATAACGGTATTAAGGAACTGTTGGAAAAAACAGGAATTAATATCCGTCTTCTGACAGGTTCAACCAAAGCATCAGAAAGAAGAGTAATCCATGAAGAACTGGAAAACGGAACGCTTTCTATTTTGGTTGGAACGCATGCTGTTTTAGAAGATAAGGTTAAATTTAAAAATCTGGGATTGGCCATTATTGATGAACAGCATAGATTTGGAGTTGCTCAACGCGCCAAGTTATGGGCTAAAAATAAAATTCCTCCGCATATTCTGATAATGACTGCCACTCCTATCCCCAGAACTCTGGCCATGAGTTTTTATTCTGATCTTGATGTTTCCGTGATTGATGAAATGCCTGTGGGAAGAAAACCTATTATTACCGCTCATCGCCGGGAAAAAGACAGGTTGTATGTCTATAATTTCTGTAAAGATGAAATTAAAAAGGGGCGCCAGGTTTATTTTGTATATCCACTTATTGAAGAATCTGAGACATTGGATTATAAAAACCTGATGGAAGGTCTGGAACACGTTATGGATTATTTCTCAGAATATAATGTGACTATGCTTCACGGAAAAATGAAACCGGATGAAAAGGATGCTGCAATGGCTTACTTTGCATCAGGAAAAGCCGAAATTATGGTTGCAACAACGGTAATTGAAGTAGGGGTAAATGTTCCCAATGCTTCTGTGATGGTAATTGAAAGCTCTGAAAGATTCGGGCTGTCACAGCTTCATCAGCTGAGAGGACGCGTGGGAAGAGGCGCCGAACAGAGTTACTGTATTCTAATGACATCTGATAAATTATCTAAGGAAAGCAGAACCCGTATCAGGACAATGACTGAAACCAATGATGGTTTTAAAATTTCTGAGGTAGATATGCAGCTTCGTGGTCCAGGAGATATCCTGGGTACGCAGCAAAGTGGTGTAGTGGATTTTAAAAGATTAGACCTTATCAATGATTCAGCAATTATTAAAACAACAAAAAATACGGTAGAAAAAATACTGGAAGCGGATCCTATGTTGTCCAGACCTGATAATCAGATCATCAAAAATTATTACATCAGGTATTACAAAGGAAAAAATAAGTGGAGTAAAATATCATAA
- a CDS encoding thioredoxin family protein: MKKILSIVLLLLLNFHFAQVKWMTIEEALKAQKENPKKILIDFYADWCGPCKIMDKKTYGHSVIAQNLNENYYPVKFNAEEKKSIEIFGRTFSNPNTEHKKGRNSLHEFTQYMNVGAVPSTVFLDEHGDPITILQGELSAKELEPYLELISKDLFKKIKTREQWEDYQKKFKSKIKE, encoded by the coding sequence ATGAAGAAAATTTTAAGCATAGTTCTCTTACTTCTATTAAATTTTCACTTTGCCCAGGTAAAGTGGATGACCATTGAGGAAGCTTTAAAAGCTCAAAAGGAAAATCCTAAAAAGATACTTATTGATTTTTATGCAGACTGGTGTGGTCCCTGCAAGATTATGGATAAAAAAACATATGGGCATTCAGTAATTGCACAGAATCTGAATGAGAATTATTATCCCGTAAAGTTCAATGCAGAAGAAAAAAAGAGTATTGAGATTTTTGGAAGAACATTTTCCAACCCAAATACTGAACATAAGAAAGGAAGAAATTCTCTGCATGAGTTTACACAGTATATGAATGTCGGCGCTGTTCCAAGCACCGTATTTCTGGACGAACATGGTGATCCTATTACCATTCTTCAGGGGGAATTGTCTGCCAAAGAACTGGAACCTTACCTGGAACTGATCTCAAAAGATTTATTCAAAAAGATTAAGACCAGGGAACAATGGGAGGACTACCAGAAAAAGTTCAAATCCAAAATCAAAGAGTAA
- a CDS encoding peptide MFS transporter: protein MSLTLDEIQNFKGKYPRQIWSLFFSEMWERFCFYGMRGMLVFFMISQLNFHEKEANLQYGATQAFVYAFTFVGGLFADKILGFRKSLFWGGLLMIVGSLILATDPHKFFFLGIAFTVVGTGFFKPNISSMVGQLYKPNDSRADAGFSLFYAGINLGALLGGYLCIAIGKGEFLSNVIAEEMRWHIAFGLASIVMVVSLINFVFTQRTLGSIGLQPGHPLAEVKTAPIPKWKEYGVYVLSLIFVPIIMTMVAKTEYTDYFMWTIGPLTLIYLFYEMSKVTASERKKLWAALVFIIFSIIFWGIYEQSGGSLSIFAAKNLNKDLFGLDPNGVNNSGGAFFIIFLAPLVGLLWIWLNKRKIEPNTIIKFGLGFIFLGLGYYVLFATRLFADLQGITSLNFFTLALLIITLGELCLSPIGLSIMTKLSTKNLQGMMMGMWFLASAYGQYVAGIIGASLATSKGGSSNYDALITYTDGYKQLGLYAVIAGVVLILISPYVKKLMQDVK from the coding sequence ATGAGCTTAACTTTAGATGAAATACAAAATTTCAAAGGAAAATATCCCAGACAGATCTGGAGCCTTTTTTTCTCTGAAATGTGGGAACGATTCTGTTTCTACGGAATGCGTGGAATGCTGGTCTTCTTTATGATCTCTCAGCTTAATTTCCATGAAAAAGAAGCCAACCTTCAATATGGTGCCACACAGGCATTCGTATATGCCTTTACTTTTGTAGGCGGCCTTTTTGCCGATAAAATTTTAGGATTCCGAAAATCCTTGTTTTGGGGAGGTCTCCTGATGATCGTGGGAAGTTTAATCCTTGCTACAGATCCCCATAAATTCTTTTTCTTAGGAATAGCATTCACCGTAGTTGGGACAGGTTTCTTCAAACCAAACATTTCATCTATGGTTGGACAGCTTTACAAACCGAATGACTCAAGAGCAGATGCGGGATTCTCACTTTTTTATGCAGGAATTAACCTTGGAGCTTTACTAGGTGGTTATTTATGTATTGCCATTGGTAAAGGAGAATTCTTAAGTAATGTTATTGCGGAAGAAATGAGATGGCATATTGCTTTTGGACTGGCTTCAATCGTAATGGTAGTAAGTTTAATAAATTTTGTATTCACACAAAGAACATTAGGTAGTATAGGATTACAGCCGGGACACCCTTTAGCAGAAGTAAAAACAGCTCCGATCCCAAAATGGAAAGAATATGGAGTATACGTTTTATCATTGATTTTTGTCCCTATCATTATGACCATGGTAGCGAAAACAGAATATACGGATTATTTTATGTGGACAATTGGGCCATTAACTTTAATCTATTTATTCTATGAAATGTCAAAAGTAACTGCTTCAGAACGTAAAAAGCTTTGGGCCGCTTTGGTTTTCATTATTTTCTCCATTATATTCTGGGGTATTTACGAACAAAGTGGAGGTTCTTTAAGTATTTTTGCGGCTAAAAACCTGAACAAAGATCTTTTCGGATTAGATCCTAATGGTGTTAATAACTCAGGGGGAGCCTTCTTTATTATTTTCCTTGCTCCACTTGTAGGACTTCTCTGGATCTGGCTGAACAAAAGAAAAATTGAACCCAATACGATTATCAAATTCGGATTAGGATTTATTTTCCTGGGATTAGGATATTATGTTTTATTTGCCACCAGACTATTCGCAGATCTTCAAGGGATTACTTCATTGAACTTCTTCACTCTGGCATTATTAATCATTACCCTTGGAGAATTATGCCTCTCTCCTATCGGGTTATCTATCATGACAAAGCTTTCTACAAAGAATCTTCAGGGAATGATGATGGGAATGTGGTTCCTTGCTTCAGCGTATGGACAGTATGTTGCAGGGATTATCGGAGCCAGCCTTGCGACATCAAAAGGAGGTTCCAGCAACTATGATGCTTTGATCACTTATACTGATGGATATAAACAATTGGGATTATATGCGGTAATTGCCGGAGTGGTACTAATTTTGATATCTCCGTACGTGAAAAAATTAATGCAGGATGTAAAATAG
- a CDS encoding DUF1016 N-terminal domain-containing protein: MMEISEDSLFQSVKEIIRQSREKVFRIANSTLLLTYWQIGKLIVENEQQGKERAEYGKYTLKKLSQKLTLEFGKGFGESNLRNMRSFFHAFPICDALRHELSGSHYRFFLLKMIKTIYLPANTCCTSQKKKN; the protein is encoded by the coding sequence ATGATGGAAATTTCCGAAGATTCTTTATTCCAATCCGTAAAGGAAATCATTAGACAATCGCGCGAAAAAGTGTTTCGTATAGCGAATTCTACGCTACTGCTCACTTACTGGCAAATTGGAAAATTGATTGTTGAAAATGAACAACAGGGAAAAGAACGGGCAGAATACGGAAAATATACGCTGAAAAAACTTTCTCAGAAGCTTACCTTAGAATTTGGAAAAGGATTTGGTGAAAGTAACTTAAGAAACATGCGCTCTTTTTTTCATGCCTTTCCAATATGTGACGCATTGCGTCACGAATTGAGCGGGTCCCATTACAGATTTTTCCTACTCAAAATGATAAAAACAATTTATTTACCAGCAAATACCTGCTGTACCTCCCAAAAGAAGAAGAATTAA
- a CDS encoding peptide MFS transporter: MKTKHPKGLPYLFFTEMWERFGYYLILGIFVLYVIEPTGMKGGLGLPDKTADDIFGTYIALTYLTPFIGGFLADRVLGYIKSIYLGGFLMAAGYIGMGVFKDLPLFYTSLALIIIGNGFFKPTISTLLGNLYSEEPYKANKDSGYNIFYMGINIGAFICNIIAAFMRNKFGWGEAFITAGVGMLIGMVIFTVGRKHYIHAAQMKPVQEGDTKLSEILIKVFVPAIIAGAIGWFIPDNIFGSDSTDAFIFACIPVIYFYASLYFKAKPDEKASIGALLSVFLISMFFWAVFKQNGTALTRWANYYTDRSVPASLEKPLEGIYMVDGKSYEDKETPVYDNQFRSQKDDNGETKKEMGKDVYFKNISPEQRAALEKNPENKVYLYNTELFQSINPFWVIALTPVVVGFWALLRRKGKEPLTPTKIVLGLFISGLSCLVMVLAVMAGDNGAVKVSPLWLVASYGVITVGELCLSPMGLSFVSKLSPARITALMMGGFFLANSVGNKLSGILASTWYNYENKTNYFLVNFALLIFATLLGLSMLKRLNKIMKEKGH; this comes from the coding sequence ATGAAGACTAAACATCCTAAAGGGCTGCCTTATCTGTTTTTTACAGAAATGTGGGAGCGTTTCGGGTACTACCTGATTCTTGGAATCTTTGTTCTGTATGTTATTGAGCCTACGGGTATGAAAGGCGGACTTGGACTTCCGGATAAAACTGCTGATGACATTTTCGGAACTTATATTGCCTTAACTTATCTGACTCCATTTATCGGAGGATTCCTGGCAGACAGGGTTTTAGGGTATATTAAATCTATTTATCTCGGTGGCTTTTTAATGGCTGCAGGATATATAGGAATGGGTGTTTTTAAGGATTTACCTTTGTTTTATACCTCTCTCGCTTTAATTATTATCGGAAACGGTTTCTTTAAGCCTACTATTTCAACGTTATTAGGAAATCTTTATTCTGAAGAACCTTATAAAGCCAACAAAGATTCCGGGTATAATATTTTCTACATGGGAATCAATATCGGGGCGTTTATCTGTAATATTATTGCGGCTTTCATGCGTAATAAATTCGGTTGGGGTGAAGCTTTTATCACTGCCGGAGTAGGAATGCTTATCGGGATGGTTATATTTACAGTTGGAAGAAAGCATTATATCCACGCAGCACAGATGAAGCCTGTACAGGAAGGTGACACCAAGCTTTCAGAAATTCTGATCAAAGTATTTGTTCCTGCGATCATTGCCGGAGCAATAGGCTGGTTTATTCCTGACAATATTTTTGGAAGCGACAGTACGGATGCCTTTATTTTTGCATGTATCCCTGTTATTTATTTCTATGCTTCTCTTTACTTTAAAGCTAAACCTGATGAAAAAGCCTCTATCGGCGCATTACTTTCCGTATTTCTGATCAGTATGTTCTTCTGGGCGGTTTTCAAACAAAACGGTACAGCGTTAACAAGATGGGCCAATTATTATACGGACAGAAGTGTTCCTGCTTCCCTTGAAAAGCCATTGGAAGGTATTTATATGGTAGATGGGAAGAGCTATGAAGACAAGGAAACTCCTGTTTATGATAATCAGTTCCGTTCCCAGAAAGATGATAACGGAGAGACTAAAAAGGAAATGGGAAAAGATGTTTATTTTAAAAACATATCTCCTGAACAGCGTGCTGCTCTTGAGAAAAACCCTGAAAATAAAGTTTATTTATATAATACGGAATTGTTCCAGTCCATCAATCCGTTCTGGGTCATTGCTTTGACACCGGTTGTTGTAGGATTCTGGGCATTGCTGAGAAGAAAAGGAAAAGAACCTTTAACCCCTACTAAAATTGTTTTAGGGCTGTTTATTTCAGGACTTTCCTGTCTGGTGATGGTTTTAGCAGTAATGGCAGGAGACAATGGTGCTGTAAAGGTATCTCCGTTATGGCTGGTTGCCAGCTATGGAGTAATCACCGTTGGTGAGCTCTGTCTTTCTCCAATGGGACTTTCTTTTGTTTCCAAGCTTTCTCCTGCGAGAATTACGGCCCTGATGATGGGAGGTTTCTTCCTTGCTAACTCTGTTGGAAACAAGCTTTCAGGAATTCTGGCAAGCACATGGTACAATTATGAAAACAAGACAAATTATTTCCTTGTGAACTTCGCTTTGTTAATATTTGCTACACTTTTAGGTCTTTCCATGCTGAAAAGACTGAACAAAATTATGAAGGAAAAAGGACATTAA
- a CDS encoding bacteriocin-like protein — translation MKKLKKISREKLKSVQGGLKDFCQPGAGDVCAQWGLECGFHYTVQNGQVVESLTHNACM, via the coding sequence ATGAAAAAATTAAAAAAGATTTCGAGAGAAAAGTTAAAAAGTGTCCAAGGAGGTCTAAAAGATTTTTGTCAGCCGGGAGCTGGTGATGTATGTGCACAATGGGGTCTGGAATGTGGTTTTCATTATACGGTCCAAAACGGACAAGTAGTTGAATCACTAACTCATAATGCTTGTATGTAA